The Desulfocurvibacter africanus subsp. africanus DSM 2603 genome includes the window AGCAGCGGCCGCAACCAGCGCATGTATCCGTGTCGCGGCGCACGGCCACGGGCGAGGCCAAGGCCAGCAGGCCCAGCAGCGCCCCATAGGGGCAAAGGTTGCGGCACCAGAGATTGGGCACCAGCAGGCTGCCCAGGACCAGAGCCACGAGCACGCCGATACCCACGAGAGAGATATCCTGGAAAAAGGCCAACATGCGCGCATCGGCGGTAAGGTTGTAGGGGCTGCTCAGGAAGGCGTCCACCTGAGGCAGGCTCATACCCAGGATGGAGTAGAGGAAAAAGCCGAGGAATCCATATTTGACGGCCATAATCGGCCAGTCGATCCACTTGGGCGGTCGGCGCAGGGTGCCGAGCTTGCGTCCCAGTCGCTCCATACCGTTGGACAATAAACCCACGGGGCAGACATAGCCGCAGAAACCCTTGCGCGACAGGATTGCCGTGGCCAGGGCCGCCAGGAGGATGACCAGCCCGGCCGGATGGATCAGGTCCCATTGTGCGGACAAAAGCAGCTTTTTGAGCCCAAGCAGGGCGCTGATGGGCAGGAACCCCTCGGCCAGGGGAGGGCGCGGAGCGAAGTCCGCAGCCTCTCCGCGAGCCCAGAGCAAGAAAAGGTGCAGCCGCCAGCCTGCCAGAACACAGGCTGCGGCGAACCCGGCCTGGATGAGTCGCCTAATGCGTTCCGGGGTGAACAGGCCCAAACCGATGAACCGCTTGCGCGCGCTCCTCTCCAGTCCCTCCCGCATTGCTCCTCCGCTAGATTTCGAAACGTTGCGCGCTGATGAGCGCGACGGGGTCCACGGGCACATCGTCGTGGCCCTGGAAGTGGCGCGTGCGCTTCTTGCTGATCTTGAGCGCCACGTCCATGCCTTCGGCCACCTCTCCGAAGACCGCATAACCATAGCCCGCGTCCGTGGCGTCCTTGTGGTCCAGGGATGCATTATCCACGACGTTGATGAAGAACTGGGCCGTGGCCGAGTCCATGCCTGCTGCCCGGGCCATGGCCACGGTGCCGGCCTTGTTGGCCAAACCGTTGGCTGCTTCGTTGGCGATGGGCTCGCGGGTGGGCTTCGGCTTCATGTTCAGGGTCATTCCGCCGCCCTGGACCATGAAGTTTTTGATGACCCGGTGGAATATGGTGTCATCATAGTGGCTCTCGTCCACGTAGCGCAGAAAATTCTCCACCGTGACCGGGGCCTTGTCGGCGAACAGCTCGATGAGAATGTCGCCCTCGCTCGTTTCCAGGAGCACGAAGGGATTGGACATGATTTCACTCCTTATGGCTGTGATGCAGGTCAATTGTTCGGTTGATGAAAGGCCGGGCTTCTTAGCCGCTTTTTCTGGAAAAGCAGA containing:
- a CDS encoding 4Fe-4S binding protein; the protein is MREGLERSARKRFIGLGLFTPERIRRLIQAGFAAACVLAGWRLHLFLLWARGEAADFAPRPPLAEGFLPISALLGLKKLLLSAQWDLIHPAGLVILLAALATAILSRKGFCGYVCPVGLLSNGMERLGRKLGTLRRPPKWIDWPIMAVKYGFLGFFLYSILGMSLPQVDAFLSSPYNLTADARMLAFFQDISLVGIGVLVALVLGSLLVPNLWCRNLCPYGALLGLLALASPVAVRRDTDTCAGCGRCSRACPMAIRVQDTPRVNSPECMGCLSCVQACKDGCLSMSLGRRRMPWITMGLAALLIMLGAWLLAEAAGVWQSPIPAHMLRMFYTLPL
- a CDS encoding peptidylprolyl isomerase, with translation MSNPFVLLETSEGDILIELFADKAPVTVENFLRYVDESHYDDTIFHRVIKNFMVQGGGMTLNMKPKPTREPIANEAANGLANKAGTVAMARAAGMDSATAQFFINVVDNASLDHKDATDAGYGYAVFGEVAEGMDVALKISKKRTRHFQGHDDVPVDPVALISAQRFEI